Proteins from one Rhinolophus ferrumequinum isolate MPI-CBG mRhiFer1 chromosome 15 unlocalized genomic scaffold, mRhiFer1_v1.p scaffold_54_arrow_ctg1_1, whole genome shotgun sequence genomic window:
- the AMDHD2 gene encoding N-acetylglucosamine-6-phosphate deacetylase isoform X2 yields MRNGQGAARAPVLQFTNCRILRGRRLLREDLWVRGGRILDPERLFFEERLVADEQRDCGGCILAPGFIDVQMNGGFGVDFSQATEDVGSGVALVARKILSHGVTSFCPTLVTSPPEVYHKFPQTSSERHHGMHLSGSLNVLHWVLPQIPVKSGGPHGAGVLGVHLEGPFISREKRGAHPEAHLRTFEANAFHDVLATYGPLDNVRIVTLAPELDRSHEVIQALTARGICVSLGHSVADLRVAEEAVQSGATFITHLFNAMLPFHHRDPGIVGLLTSDQLPPGRHIFYGMISDGTHTNPAALRIAHRAHPQGLVLVTDAVPALGLGNGRHTLGQQEVEVNGLTAYVAGTKTLSGSIAPMDVCVRHFLQATGCSVESALEAASLHPAQLLGLEKHKGTLDFGADAALGGSPAPASGSQPTSDPDFVVLDDSLHVRATYISGELVWQVEEAKQ; encoded by the exons ATGCGCAACGGGCAGGGCGCGGCACGGGCCCCGGTACTGCAGTTCACCAACTGTCGCATCCTGCGGGGCCGGAGGCTGCTCAG GGAGGACTTGTGGGTGCGTGGGGGCCGCATTCTGGACCCAGAGAGGCTGTTCTTTGAGGAGAGGCTGGTGGCCGACGAGCAGCGGGACTGCGGGGGCTGCATCCTGGCGCCTGGCTTCATCGACGTGCAGATGAACG GAGGATTTGGCGTTGATTTCTCACAGGCCACAGAGGATGTGGGTTCGGGAGTCGCCCTGGTGGCCCGTAAGATCCTATCGCATGGAGTCACCTCCTTCTGTCCCACCTTAGTCACCTCACCACCGGAGGTTTATCACAAG tttcctcaaactTCAAGTGAGCGTCATCATGGTATGCATCTCTCTGGGTCACTGAATGTTCTGCATTGG GTCCTTCCTCAGATCCCTGTGAAGAGTGGTGGTCCCCATGGGGCAGGGGTCCTCG GGGTGCACCTGGAGGGCCCATTCATCAGCCGGGAAAAGCGAGGTGCACACCCCGAGGCGCACCTGCGCACCTTTGAGGCCAACGCTTTCCACGATGTGCTGGCCACCTACGGGCCCCTGGACAATGTCCGCATCGTGACGCTGGCCCCTGAGCTGGATCGCAGCCACGAGGTGATCCAGGCACTGACGGCCCGTGGCATCTGTGTGTCCCTAG GGCACTCAGTGGCCGACCTGCGGGTCGCAGAGGAAGCCGTGCAGAGTGGGGCCACCTTCATCACCCACCTCTTCAACGCCATGCTGCCT TTCCACCACCGTGACCCGGGCATTGTGGGGCTCCTGACCAGTGACCAGCTGCCCCCCGGTCGCCACATCTTCTACGGGATGATCTCGGATGGCACGCACACCAACCCGGCGGCACTGCGCATTGCCCATCGGGCCCATCCCCAGG ggcTGGTGTTGGTCACCGACGCAGTCCCTGCCCTGGGTTTGGGCAATGGCCGTCACACGCTGGGGCAGCAGGAGGTGGAGGTGAACGGGCTGACGGCCTACGTGGCAG GCACCAAGACGCTGAGTGGCAGCATAGCCCCGATGGACGTCTGCGTCCGGCATTTCCTGCAGGCCACAG GCTGCAGTGTGGAGTCAGCCCTGGAGGCTGCATCTCTGCACCCCGCCCAGCTGCTCGGACTGGAGAAGCACAAGGGGACCCTGGACTTCGGGGCTGATGCAG CCTTAGGGGGCAGCCCCGCCCCTGCCTCTGGCTCACAGCCTACCTCTGACCCAGACTTCGTGGTGCTCGACGACTCCCTCCACGTCCGGGCCACTTACATCTCAGGCGAGTTGGTGTGGCAGGTGGAGGAGGCCAAGCAGTGA
- the AMDHD2 gene encoding N-acetylglucosamine-6-phosphate deacetylase isoform X7 — MRNGQGAARAPVLQFTNCRILRGRRLLREDLWVRGGRILDPERLFFEERLVADEQRDCGGCILAPGFIDVQMNGGFGVDFSQATEDVGSGVALVARKILSHGVTSFCPTLVTSPPEVYHKFPQTSSERHHGMHLSGSLNVLHWVLPQIPVKSGGPHGAGVLGVHLEGPFISREKRGAHPEAHLRTFEANAFHDVLATYGPLDNVRIVTLAPELDRSHEVIQALTARGICVSLGHSVADLRVAEEAVQSGATFITHLFNAMLPFHHRDPGIVGLLTSDQLPPGRHIFYGMISDGTHTNPAALRIAHRAHPQGLVLVTDAVPALGLGNGRHTLGQQEVEVNGLTAYVAGTKTLSGSIAPMDVCVRHFLQATGSSQQGERTASKQMAATQGDRH; from the exons ATGCGCAACGGGCAGGGCGCGGCACGGGCCCCGGTACTGCAGTTCACCAACTGTCGCATCCTGCGGGGCCGGAGGCTGCTCAG GGAGGACTTGTGGGTGCGTGGGGGCCGCATTCTGGACCCAGAGAGGCTGTTCTTTGAGGAGAGGCTGGTGGCCGACGAGCAGCGGGACTGCGGGGGCTGCATCCTGGCGCCTGGCTTCATCGACGTGCAGATGAACG GAGGATTTGGCGTTGATTTCTCACAGGCCACAGAGGATGTGGGTTCGGGAGTCGCCCTGGTGGCCCGTAAGATCCTATCGCATGGAGTCACCTCCTTCTGTCCCACCTTAGTCACCTCACCACCGGAGGTTTATCACAAG tttcctcaaactTCAAGTGAGCGTCATCATGGTATGCATCTCTCTGGGTCACTGAATGTTCTGCATTGG GTCCTTCCTCAGATCCCTGTGAAGAGTGGTGGTCCCCATGGGGCAGGGGTCCTCG GGGTGCACCTGGAGGGCCCATTCATCAGCCGGGAAAAGCGAGGTGCACACCCCGAGGCGCACCTGCGCACCTTTGAGGCCAACGCTTTCCACGATGTGCTGGCCACCTACGGGCCCCTGGACAATGTCCGCATCGTGACGCTGGCCCCTGAGCTGGATCGCAGCCACGAGGTGATCCAGGCACTGACGGCCCGTGGCATCTGTGTGTCCCTAG GGCACTCAGTGGCCGACCTGCGGGTCGCAGAGGAAGCCGTGCAGAGTGGGGCCACCTTCATCACCCACCTCTTCAACGCCATGCTGCCT TTCCACCACCGTGACCCGGGCATTGTGGGGCTCCTGACCAGTGACCAGCTGCCCCCCGGTCGCCACATCTTCTACGGGATGATCTCGGATGGCACGCACACCAACCCGGCGGCACTGCGCATTGCCCATCGGGCCCATCCCCAGG ggcTGGTGTTGGTCACCGACGCAGTCCCTGCCCTGGGTTTGGGCAATGGCCGTCACACGCTGGGGCAGCAGGAGGTGGAGGTGAACGGGCTGACGGCCTACGTGGCAG GCACCAAGACGCTGAGTGGCAGCATAGCCCCGATGGACGTCTGCGTCCGGCATTTCCTGCAGGCCACAG GGAGTTCACAGCAGGGGGAGAGGACGGCAAGCaagcagatggctgccacccaggGTGACAGGCATTGA
- the AMDHD2 gene encoding N-acetylglucosamine-6-phosphate deacetylase isoform X1 — MRNGQGAARAPVLQFTNCRILRGRRLLREDLWVRGGRILDPERLFFEERLVADEQRDCGGCILAPGFIDVQMNGGFGVDFSQATEDVGSGVALVARKILSHGVTSFCPTLVTSPPEVYHKFPQTSSERHHGMHLSGSLNVLHWVLPQIPVKSGGPHGAGVLGVHLEGPFISREKRGAHPEAHLRTFEANAFHDVLATYGPLDNVRIVTLAPELDRSHEVIQALTARGICVSLGHSVADLRVAEEAVQSGATFITHLFNAMLPFHHRDPGIVGLLTSDQLPPGRHIFYGMISDGTHTNPAALRIAHRAHPQGLVLVTDAVPALGLGNGRHTLGQQEVEVNGLTAYVAESALCSQGTKTLSGSIAPMDVCVRHFLQATGCSVESALEAASLHPAQLLGLEKHKGTLDFGADAALGGSPAPASGSQPTSDPDFVVLDDSLHVRATYISGELVWQVEEAKQ, encoded by the exons ATGCGCAACGGGCAGGGCGCGGCACGGGCCCCGGTACTGCAGTTCACCAACTGTCGCATCCTGCGGGGCCGGAGGCTGCTCAG GGAGGACTTGTGGGTGCGTGGGGGCCGCATTCTGGACCCAGAGAGGCTGTTCTTTGAGGAGAGGCTGGTGGCCGACGAGCAGCGGGACTGCGGGGGCTGCATCCTGGCGCCTGGCTTCATCGACGTGCAGATGAACG GAGGATTTGGCGTTGATTTCTCACAGGCCACAGAGGATGTGGGTTCGGGAGTCGCCCTGGTGGCCCGTAAGATCCTATCGCATGGAGTCACCTCCTTCTGTCCCACCTTAGTCACCTCACCACCGGAGGTTTATCACAAG tttcctcaaactTCAAGTGAGCGTCATCATGGTATGCATCTCTCTGGGTCACTGAATGTTCTGCATTGG GTCCTTCCTCAGATCCCTGTGAAGAGTGGTGGTCCCCATGGGGCAGGGGTCCTCG GGGTGCACCTGGAGGGCCCATTCATCAGCCGGGAAAAGCGAGGTGCACACCCCGAGGCGCACCTGCGCACCTTTGAGGCCAACGCTTTCCACGATGTGCTGGCCACCTACGGGCCCCTGGACAATGTCCGCATCGTGACGCTGGCCCCTGAGCTGGATCGCAGCCACGAGGTGATCCAGGCACTGACGGCCCGTGGCATCTGTGTGTCCCTAG GGCACTCAGTGGCCGACCTGCGGGTCGCAGAGGAAGCCGTGCAGAGTGGGGCCACCTTCATCACCCACCTCTTCAACGCCATGCTGCCT TTCCACCACCGTGACCCGGGCATTGTGGGGCTCCTGACCAGTGACCAGCTGCCCCCCGGTCGCCACATCTTCTACGGGATGATCTCGGATGGCACGCACACCAACCCGGCGGCACTGCGCATTGCCCATCGGGCCCATCCCCAGG ggcTGGTGTTGGTCACCGACGCAGTCCCTGCCCTGGGTTTGGGCAATGGCCGTCACACGCTGGGGCAGCAGGAGGTGGAGGTGAACGGGCTGACGGCCTACGTGGCAG AATCTGCTCTCTGCTCTCAAGGCACCAAGACGCTGAGTGGCAGCATAGCCCCGATGGACGTCTGCGTCCGGCATTTCCTGCAGGCCACAG GCTGCAGTGTGGAGTCAGCCCTGGAGGCTGCATCTCTGCACCCCGCCCAGCTGCTCGGACTGGAGAAGCACAAGGGGACCCTGGACTTCGGGGCTGATGCAG CCTTAGGGGGCAGCCCCGCCCCTGCCTCTGGCTCACAGCCTACCTCTGACCCAGACTTCGTGGTGCTCGACGACTCCCTCCACGTCCGGGCCACTTACATCTCAGGCGAGTTGGTGTGGCAGGTGGAGGAGGCCAAGCAGTGA
- the AMDHD2 gene encoding N-acetylglucosamine-6-phosphate deacetylase isoform X5, with product MRNGQGAARAPVLQFTNCRILRGRRLLREDLWVRGGRILDPERLFFEERLVADEQRDCGGCILAPGFIDVQMNGGFGVDFSQATEDVGSGVALVARKILSHGVTSFCPTLVTSPPEVYHKVLPQIPVKSGGPHGAGVLGVHLEGPFISREKRGAHPEAHLRTFEANAFHDVLATYGPLDNVRIVTLAPELDRSHEVIQALTARGICVSLGHSVADLRVAEEAVQSGATFITHLFNAMLPFHHRDPGIVGLLTSDQLPPGRHIFYGMISDGTHTNPAALRIAHRAHPQGLVLVTDAVPALGLGNGRHTLGQQEVEVNGLTAYVAGTKTLSGSIAPMDVCVRHFLQATGCSVESALEAASLHPAQLLGLEKHKGTLDFGADADFVVLDDSLHVRATYISGELVWQVEEAKQ from the exons ATGCGCAACGGGCAGGGCGCGGCACGGGCCCCGGTACTGCAGTTCACCAACTGTCGCATCCTGCGGGGCCGGAGGCTGCTCAG GGAGGACTTGTGGGTGCGTGGGGGCCGCATTCTGGACCCAGAGAGGCTGTTCTTTGAGGAGAGGCTGGTGGCCGACGAGCAGCGGGACTGCGGGGGCTGCATCCTGGCGCCTGGCTTCATCGACGTGCAGATGAACG GAGGATTTGGCGTTGATTTCTCACAGGCCACAGAGGATGTGGGTTCGGGAGTCGCCCTGGTGGCCCGTAAGATCCTATCGCATGGAGTCACCTCCTTCTGTCCCACCTTAGTCACCTCACCACCGGAGGTTTATCACAAG GTCCTTCCTCAGATCCCTGTGAAGAGTGGTGGTCCCCATGGGGCAGGGGTCCTCG GGGTGCACCTGGAGGGCCCATTCATCAGCCGGGAAAAGCGAGGTGCACACCCCGAGGCGCACCTGCGCACCTTTGAGGCCAACGCTTTCCACGATGTGCTGGCCACCTACGGGCCCCTGGACAATGTCCGCATCGTGACGCTGGCCCCTGAGCTGGATCGCAGCCACGAGGTGATCCAGGCACTGACGGCCCGTGGCATCTGTGTGTCCCTAG GGCACTCAGTGGCCGACCTGCGGGTCGCAGAGGAAGCCGTGCAGAGTGGGGCCACCTTCATCACCCACCTCTTCAACGCCATGCTGCCT TTCCACCACCGTGACCCGGGCATTGTGGGGCTCCTGACCAGTGACCAGCTGCCCCCCGGTCGCCACATCTTCTACGGGATGATCTCGGATGGCACGCACACCAACCCGGCGGCACTGCGCATTGCCCATCGGGCCCATCCCCAGG ggcTGGTGTTGGTCACCGACGCAGTCCCTGCCCTGGGTTTGGGCAATGGCCGTCACACGCTGGGGCAGCAGGAGGTGGAGGTGAACGGGCTGACGGCCTACGTGGCAG GCACCAAGACGCTGAGTGGCAGCATAGCCCCGATGGACGTCTGCGTCCGGCATTTCCTGCAGGCCACAG GCTGCAGTGTGGAGTCAGCCCTGGAGGCTGCATCTCTGCACCCCGCCCAGCTGCTCGGACTGGAGAAGCACAAGGGGACCCTGGACTTCGGGGCTGATGCAG ACTTCGTGGTGCTCGACGACTCCCTCCACGTCCGGGCCACTTACATCTCAGGCGAGTTGGTGTGGCAGGTGGAGGAGGCCAAGCAGTGA
- the AMDHD2 gene encoding N-acetylglucosamine-6-phosphate deacetylase isoform X4 yields MRNGQGAARAPVLQFTNCRILRGRRLLREDLWVRGGRILDPERLFFEERLVADEQRDCGGCILAPGFIDVQMNGGFGVDFSQATEDVGSGVALVARKILSHGVTSFCPTLVTSPPEVYHKFPQTSSERHHGMHLSGSLNVLHWVLPQIPVKSGGPHGAGVLGVHLEGPFISREKRGAHPEAHLRTFEANAFHDVLATYGPLDNVRIVTLAPELDRSHEVIQALTARGICVSLGHSVADLRVAEEAVQSGATFITHLFNAMLPFHHRDPGIVGLLTSDQLPPGRHIFYGMISDGTHTNPAALRIAHRAHPQGLVLVTDAVPALGLGNGRHTLGQQEVEVNGLTAYVAGTKTLSGSIAPMDVCVRHFLQATGQRGSGWRLPRGEAAGKSGDHKAPAPTSLICHIWLQCGVSPGGCISAPRPAARTGEAQGDPGLRG; encoded by the exons ATGCGCAACGGGCAGGGCGCGGCACGGGCCCCGGTACTGCAGTTCACCAACTGTCGCATCCTGCGGGGCCGGAGGCTGCTCAG GGAGGACTTGTGGGTGCGTGGGGGCCGCATTCTGGACCCAGAGAGGCTGTTCTTTGAGGAGAGGCTGGTGGCCGACGAGCAGCGGGACTGCGGGGGCTGCATCCTGGCGCCTGGCTTCATCGACGTGCAGATGAACG GAGGATTTGGCGTTGATTTCTCACAGGCCACAGAGGATGTGGGTTCGGGAGTCGCCCTGGTGGCCCGTAAGATCCTATCGCATGGAGTCACCTCCTTCTGTCCCACCTTAGTCACCTCACCACCGGAGGTTTATCACAAG tttcctcaaactTCAAGTGAGCGTCATCATGGTATGCATCTCTCTGGGTCACTGAATGTTCTGCATTGG GTCCTTCCTCAGATCCCTGTGAAGAGTGGTGGTCCCCATGGGGCAGGGGTCCTCG GGGTGCACCTGGAGGGCCCATTCATCAGCCGGGAAAAGCGAGGTGCACACCCCGAGGCGCACCTGCGCACCTTTGAGGCCAACGCTTTCCACGATGTGCTGGCCACCTACGGGCCCCTGGACAATGTCCGCATCGTGACGCTGGCCCCTGAGCTGGATCGCAGCCACGAGGTGATCCAGGCACTGACGGCCCGTGGCATCTGTGTGTCCCTAG GGCACTCAGTGGCCGACCTGCGGGTCGCAGAGGAAGCCGTGCAGAGTGGGGCCACCTTCATCACCCACCTCTTCAACGCCATGCTGCCT TTCCACCACCGTGACCCGGGCATTGTGGGGCTCCTGACCAGTGACCAGCTGCCCCCCGGTCGCCACATCTTCTACGGGATGATCTCGGATGGCACGCACACCAACCCGGCGGCACTGCGCATTGCCCATCGGGCCCATCCCCAGG ggcTGGTGTTGGTCACCGACGCAGTCCCTGCCCTGGGTTTGGGCAATGGCCGTCACACGCTGGGGCAGCAGGAGGTGGAGGTGAACGGGCTGACGGCCTACGTGGCAG GCACCAAGACGCTGAGTGGCAGCATAGCCCCGATGGACGTCTGCGTCCGGCATTTCCTGCAGGCCACAGGTCAGCGAGGGTCGGGGTGGAGGCTGCCTCGGGGAGAGGCTGCAGGGAAGAGTGGGGACCACAAGGCTCCTGCACCCACATCCCTCATCTGTCACATCTG GCTGCAGTGTGGAGTCAGCCCTGGAGGCTGCATCTCTGCACCCCGCCCAGCTGCTCGGACTGGAGAAGCACAAGGGGACCCTGGACTTCGGGGCTGA
- the AMDHD2 gene encoding N-acetylglucosamine-6-phosphate deacetylase isoform X6 has protein sequence MRNGQGAARAPVLQFTNCRILRGRRLLREDLWVRGGRILDPERLFFEERLVADEQRDCGGCILAPGFIDVQMNGGFGVDFSQATEDVGSGVALVARKILSHGVTSFCPTLVTSPPEVYHKFPQTSSERHHGMHLSGSLNVLHWVLPQIPVKSGGPHGAGVLGVHLEGPFISREKRGAHPEAHLRTFEANAFHDVLATYGPLDNVRIVTLAPELDRSHEVIQALTARGICVSLGHSVADLRVAEEAVQSGATFITHLFNAMLPFHHRDPGIVGLLTSDQLPPGRHIFYGMISDGTHTNPAALRIAHRAHPQGLVLVTDAVPALGLGNGRHTLGQQEVEVNGLTAYVAESALCSQGTKTLSGSIAPMDVCVRHFLQATGSSQQGERTASKQMAATQGDRH, from the exons ATGCGCAACGGGCAGGGCGCGGCACGGGCCCCGGTACTGCAGTTCACCAACTGTCGCATCCTGCGGGGCCGGAGGCTGCTCAG GGAGGACTTGTGGGTGCGTGGGGGCCGCATTCTGGACCCAGAGAGGCTGTTCTTTGAGGAGAGGCTGGTGGCCGACGAGCAGCGGGACTGCGGGGGCTGCATCCTGGCGCCTGGCTTCATCGACGTGCAGATGAACG GAGGATTTGGCGTTGATTTCTCACAGGCCACAGAGGATGTGGGTTCGGGAGTCGCCCTGGTGGCCCGTAAGATCCTATCGCATGGAGTCACCTCCTTCTGTCCCACCTTAGTCACCTCACCACCGGAGGTTTATCACAAG tttcctcaaactTCAAGTGAGCGTCATCATGGTATGCATCTCTCTGGGTCACTGAATGTTCTGCATTGG GTCCTTCCTCAGATCCCTGTGAAGAGTGGTGGTCCCCATGGGGCAGGGGTCCTCG GGGTGCACCTGGAGGGCCCATTCATCAGCCGGGAAAAGCGAGGTGCACACCCCGAGGCGCACCTGCGCACCTTTGAGGCCAACGCTTTCCACGATGTGCTGGCCACCTACGGGCCCCTGGACAATGTCCGCATCGTGACGCTGGCCCCTGAGCTGGATCGCAGCCACGAGGTGATCCAGGCACTGACGGCCCGTGGCATCTGTGTGTCCCTAG GGCACTCAGTGGCCGACCTGCGGGTCGCAGAGGAAGCCGTGCAGAGTGGGGCCACCTTCATCACCCACCTCTTCAACGCCATGCTGCCT TTCCACCACCGTGACCCGGGCATTGTGGGGCTCCTGACCAGTGACCAGCTGCCCCCCGGTCGCCACATCTTCTACGGGATGATCTCGGATGGCACGCACACCAACCCGGCGGCACTGCGCATTGCCCATCGGGCCCATCCCCAGG ggcTGGTGTTGGTCACCGACGCAGTCCCTGCCCTGGGTTTGGGCAATGGCCGTCACACGCTGGGGCAGCAGGAGGTGGAGGTGAACGGGCTGACGGCCTACGTGGCAG AATCTGCTCTCTGCTCTCAAGGCACCAAGACGCTGAGTGGCAGCATAGCCCCGATGGACGTCTGCGTCCGGCATTTCCTGCAGGCCACAG GGAGTTCACAGCAGGGGGAGAGGACGGCAAGCaagcagatggctgccacccaggGTGACAGGCATTGA
- the AMDHD2 gene encoding N-acetylglucosamine-6-phosphate deacetylase isoform X3 — MRNGQGAARAPVLQFTNCRILRGRRLLREDLWVRGGRILDPERLFFEERLVADEQRDCGGCILAPGFIDVQMNGGFGVDFSQATEDVGSGVALVARKILSHGVTSFCPTLVTSPPEVYHKFPQTSSERHHGMHLSGSLNVLHWVLPQIPVKSGGPHGAGVLGVHLEGPFISREKRGAHPEAHLRTFEANAFHDVLATYGPLDNVRIVTLAPELDRSHEVIQALTARGICVSLGHSVADLRVAEEAVQSGATFITHLFNAMLPFHHRDPGIVGLLTSDQLPPGRHIFYGMISDGTHTNPAALRIAHRAHPQGLVLVTDAVPALGLGNGRHTLGQQEVEVNGLTAYVAESALCSQGTKTLSGSIAPMDVCVRHFLQATGQRGSGWRLPRGEAAGKSGDHKAPAPTSLICHIWLQCGVSPGGCISAPRPAARTGEAQGDPGLRG; from the exons ATGCGCAACGGGCAGGGCGCGGCACGGGCCCCGGTACTGCAGTTCACCAACTGTCGCATCCTGCGGGGCCGGAGGCTGCTCAG GGAGGACTTGTGGGTGCGTGGGGGCCGCATTCTGGACCCAGAGAGGCTGTTCTTTGAGGAGAGGCTGGTGGCCGACGAGCAGCGGGACTGCGGGGGCTGCATCCTGGCGCCTGGCTTCATCGACGTGCAGATGAACG GAGGATTTGGCGTTGATTTCTCACAGGCCACAGAGGATGTGGGTTCGGGAGTCGCCCTGGTGGCCCGTAAGATCCTATCGCATGGAGTCACCTCCTTCTGTCCCACCTTAGTCACCTCACCACCGGAGGTTTATCACAAG tttcctcaaactTCAAGTGAGCGTCATCATGGTATGCATCTCTCTGGGTCACTGAATGTTCTGCATTGG GTCCTTCCTCAGATCCCTGTGAAGAGTGGTGGTCCCCATGGGGCAGGGGTCCTCG GGGTGCACCTGGAGGGCCCATTCATCAGCCGGGAAAAGCGAGGTGCACACCCCGAGGCGCACCTGCGCACCTTTGAGGCCAACGCTTTCCACGATGTGCTGGCCACCTACGGGCCCCTGGACAATGTCCGCATCGTGACGCTGGCCCCTGAGCTGGATCGCAGCCACGAGGTGATCCAGGCACTGACGGCCCGTGGCATCTGTGTGTCCCTAG GGCACTCAGTGGCCGACCTGCGGGTCGCAGAGGAAGCCGTGCAGAGTGGGGCCACCTTCATCACCCACCTCTTCAACGCCATGCTGCCT TTCCACCACCGTGACCCGGGCATTGTGGGGCTCCTGACCAGTGACCAGCTGCCCCCCGGTCGCCACATCTTCTACGGGATGATCTCGGATGGCACGCACACCAACCCGGCGGCACTGCGCATTGCCCATCGGGCCCATCCCCAGG ggcTGGTGTTGGTCACCGACGCAGTCCCTGCCCTGGGTTTGGGCAATGGCCGTCACACGCTGGGGCAGCAGGAGGTGGAGGTGAACGGGCTGACGGCCTACGTGGCAG AATCTGCTCTCTGCTCTCAAGGCACCAAGACGCTGAGTGGCAGCATAGCCCCGATGGACGTCTGCGTCCGGCATTTCCTGCAGGCCACAGGTCAGCGAGGGTCGGGGTGGAGGCTGCCTCGGGGAGAGGCTGCAGGGAAGAGTGGGGACCACAAGGCTCCTGCACCCACATCCCTCATCTGTCACATCTG GCTGCAGTGTGGAGTCAGCCCTGGAGGCTGCATCTCTGCACCCCGCCCAGCTGCTCGGACTGGAGAAGCACAAGGGGACCCTGGACTTCGGGGCTGA
- the AMDHD2 gene encoding N-acetylglucosamine-6-phosphate deacetylase isoform X8, with translation MRNGQGAARAPVLQFTNCRILRGRRLLREDLWVRGGRILDPERLFFEERLVADEQRDCGGCILAPGFIDVQMNGVHLEGPFISREKRGAHPEAHLRTFEANAFHDVLATYGPLDNVRIVTLAPELDRSHEVIQALTARGICVSLGHSVADLRVAEEAVQSGATFITHLFNAMLPFHHRDPGIVGLLTSDQLPPGRHIFYGMISDGTHTNPAALRIAHRAHPQGLVLVTDAVPALGLGNGRHTLGQQEVEVNGLTAYVAESALCSQGTKTLSGSIAPMDVCVRHFLQATGCSVESALEAASLHPAQLLGLEKHKGTLDFGADAALGGSPAPASGSQPTSDPDFVVLDDSLHVRATYISGELVWQVEEAKQ, from the exons ATGCGCAACGGGCAGGGCGCGGCACGGGCCCCGGTACTGCAGTTCACCAACTGTCGCATCCTGCGGGGCCGGAGGCTGCTCAG GGAGGACTTGTGGGTGCGTGGGGGCCGCATTCTGGACCCAGAGAGGCTGTTCTTTGAGGAGAGGCTGGTGGCCGACGAGCAGCGGGACTGCGGGGGCTGCATCCTGGCGCCTGGCTTCATCGACGTGCAGATGAACG GGGTGCACCTGGAGGGCCCATTCATCAGCCGGGAAAAGCGAGGTGCACACCCCGAGGCGCACCTGCGCACCTTTGAGGCCAACGCTTTCCACGATGTGCTGGCCACCTACGGGCCCCTGGACAATGTCCGCATCGTGACGCTGGCCCCTGAGCTGGATCGCAGCCACGAGGTGATCCAGGCACTGACGGCCCGTGGCATCTGTGTGTCCCTAG GGCACTCAGTGGCCGACCTGCGGGTCGCAGAGGAAGCCGTGCAGAGTGGGGCCACCTTCATCACCCACCTCTTCAACGCCATGCTGCCT TTCCACCACCGTGACCCGGGCATTGTGGGGCTCCTGACCAGTGACCAGCTGCCCCCCGGTCGCCACATCTTCTACGGGATGATCTCGGATGGCACGCACACCAACCCGGCGGCACTGCGCATTGCCCATCGGGCCCATCCCCAGG ggcTGGTGTTGGTCACCGACGCAGTCCCTGCCCTGGGTTTGGGCAATGGCCGTCACACGCTGGGGCAGCAGGAGGTGGAGGTGAACGGGCTGACGGCCTACGTGGCAG AATCTGCTCTCTGCTCTCAAGGCACCAAGACGCTGAGTGGCAGCATAGCCCCGATGGACGTCTGCGTCCGGCATTTCCTGCAGGCCACAG GCTGCAGTGTGGAGTCAGCCCTGGAGGCTGCATCTCTGCACCCCGCCCAGCTGCTCGGACTGGAGAAGCACAAGGGGACCCTGGACTTCGGGGCTGATGCAG CCTTAGGGGGCAGCCCCGCCCCTGCCTCTGGCTCACAGCCTACCTCTGACCCAGACTTCGTGGTGCTCGACGACTCCCTCCACGTCCGGGCCACTTACATCTCAGGCGAGTTGGTGTGGCAGGTGGAGGAGGCCAAGCAGTGA